From Caldicellulosiruptor hydrothermalis 108, a single genomic window includes:
- a CDS encoding TIGR03960 family B12-binding radical SAM protein, with amino-acid sequence MVVKDKVFKLLYDVEKPGRYIGNEINMVKKDPKKVDVRFAFCFPDVYEIGMSNLGLKILYHLLNEREDVYCERAFMPWVDMQQRMQKEGIKLFSLETFTELDGFDIIGFSLSYEMSYTNVLKMLELCGLPLESQKREKGMPIVIAGGPCTYNPEPLWEFIDVFVIGEGEEVILEIIDLYKKYKFSSMTKEEFLFECASIQGCYVPSLYNVEYNSDGTLKSIVPVSENIPKKVKKRIIKDLDSIYFPTKMLTPLIEVVHDRATLEVFRGCGRGCRFCQAGVIYRPIRFRSAKKTLQYAKELVENCGCNEISLVSLSTSDYPNIDELAREILKFAEDKKVNISLPSLRLDSTSLDLLKEVEKVRKPTLTFAPEAGTQRLRDVINKNIKEEDIYSTVKLAFERGFQNIKLYFMLGLPLEEDEDVLGIYTIAKNIREIYKELGLRKRIRITVSTSFFVPKPHTPFQWEAQDSIENMQRKMKLLKENLKKVKDVEYSWHDFYLSKLEAVLSRGDRRLSRVIKRAVELGCQFDDWGEFFDFSKWEMAFQQENIDWRFYSDRKRDFDEVLPWDIIDPGVTKEFLKRECLLAYEEKTTSSCFDRCTGCGVASFRGGICVGK; translated from the coding sequence GTGGTTGTAAAAGACAAGGTATTTAAACTGCTCTATGATGTTGAAAAACCGGGAAGATATATCGGCAACGAAATAAACATGGTAAAAAAAGACCCTAAAAAGGTGGATGTTAGATTTGCATTTTGCTTTCCGGACGTGTATGAAATAGGCATGTCTAACTTGGGACTTAAGATTTTGTATCATCTTTTGAACGAAAGGGAAGATGTGTACTGCGAAAGGGCTTTTATGCCATGGGTTGATATGCAGCAGAGGATGCAAAAAGAGGGAATAAAACTATTTTCACTTGAGACTTTTACTGAACTTGATGGGTTTGACATAATAGGGTTTTCTCTCTCATATGAGATGAGCTATACAAATGTTTTGAAGATGCTTGAACTTTGTGGTCTTCCTCTTGAAAGTCAAAAAAGAGAAAAAGGAATGCCAATTGTGATTGCAGGCGGTCCATGCACGTATAATCCAGAACCGCTGTGGGAGTTTATAGATGTGTTTGTAATTGGTGAGGGTGAAGAGGTCATTTTGGAGATTATTGACCTCTATAAAAAATACAAATTTTCCAGCATGACAAAAGAGGAGTTTTTATTTGAATGTGCATCTATTCAAGGGTGTTATGTTCCTTCACTTTACAATGTTGAATATAACTCAGATGGAACTTTAAAATCTATAGTACCTGTATCAGAAAACATACCCAAAAAAGTAAAAAAGAGAATCATAAAAGATTTAGATAGTATCTATTTTCCAACAAAGATGTTAACACCTCTTATAGAGGTGGTTCATGACAGAGCTACTCTGGAGGTTTTCAGAGGATGTGGGCGTGGATGCAGGTTTTGCCAGGCAGGTGTAATATACAGACCTATCAGGTTCAGAAGTGCTAAGAAGACTTTGCAGTATGCAAAAGAGCTTGTTGAAAATTGTGGTTGCAATGAGATATCGCTTGTGTCCCTTAGCACAAGCGATTATCCGAATATAGATGAGCTTGCAAGGGAAATTTTGAAATTTGCAGAGGACAAAAAAGTAAACATTTCTCTACCATCTTTGAGGCTTGACTCAACCTCTTTAGACCTTTTAAAAGAGGTTGAAAAGGTAAGAAAACCTACACTGACGTTTGCGCCCGAGGCAGGAACGCAGAGACTAAGAGATGTTATAAACAAAAATATAAAAGAAGAGGATATATACTCTACAGTCAAGCTTGCGTTTGAAAGAGGGTTTCAGAATATAAAACTCTATTTCATGCTTGGACTTCCTCTTGAAGAAGATGAGGATGTTCTTGGGATATATACAATAGCAAAGAATATAAGGGAGATTTACAAAGAGCTTGGGCTTAGAAAGAGAATCAGAATAACAGTGTCCACATCCTTTTTTGTGCCAAAACCACACACGCCCTTTCAGTGGGAGGCGCAGGATAGCATTGAAAATATGCAAAGGAAGATGAAACTTTTGAAGGAGAATCTCAAAAAGGTAAAGGATGTTGAGTATAGCTGGCATGACTTTTATCTTAGCAAACTTGAAGCAGTACTTTCGCGGGGTGACAGAAGACTTTCAAGGGTAATTAAAAGAGCAGTTGAGCTTGGTTGCCAGTTTGACGACTGGGGCGAGTTTTTTGACTTTTCAAAATGGGAAATGGCTTTCCAGCAAGAAAATATCGACTGGAGATTTTACTCTGACCGAAAAAGAGATTTTGACGAGGTTTTGCCATGGGACATTATCGACCCAGGTGTGACCAAGGAGTTTTTAAAAAGAGAATGTCTTTTAGCATATGAAGAAAAAACTACAAGTTCATGTTTTGATAGATGTACAGGTTGCGGTGTAGCTTCTTTTCGAGGGGGAATTTGTGTTGGCAAATAG
- the trmL gene encoding tRNA (uridine(34)/cytosine(34)/5-carboxymethylaminomethyluridine(34)-2'-O)-methyltransferase TrmL yields the protein MSINIVLHEPEIPYNTGNIARTCACTGSKLHLIEPLGFSLEDKYLKRAGLDYWQYLDVKIYKDLNDFFEKNRGANIFYFSTKGKQYYTQAPYEDNCYLMFGKETAGLPQWLIEQNIHRTYRIPMISDVRSLNLSNSVAIVLYEALRQLGFPNLV from the coding sequence ATGTCAATAAACATAGTGTTACATGAACCTGAAATTCCATACAACACAGGAAACATTGCAAGAACGTGTGCATGTACAGGAAGCAAGCTCCATCTTATAGAGCCTCTTGGTTTTTCCTTGGAAGATAAGTACTTAAAAAGGGCAGGTCTTGACTACTGGCAGTATTTAGATGTAAAGATATATAAAGATTTAAACGACTTTTTTGAAAAGAACAGAGGAGCAAACATTTTCTATTTTTCTACCAAAGGCAAACAATATTATACCCAGGCGCCATATGAGGACAATTGCTACCTTATGTTCGGTAAAGAAACAGCCGGTCTTCCTCAGTGGTTGATTGAACAGAACATACACAGGACTTACAGAATACCTATGATAAGCGATGTGAGGTCTTTAAATCTTTCAAATTCGGTTGCTATTGTTTTATATGAAGCTCTCAGACAGCTTGGTTTTCCAAACCTGGTGTAG
- a CDS encoding DUF362 domain-containing protein has product MCKVAIVKCDTYEVQDVKEAVLKGINLIGYEIPKKDCVLVKPNLLMKKSPEDAVTTHPAVVQATVEVIKAKASKIIIADSPGGPYTKKRLESIYQAAGIKELEKLENVFLNYDTSYKDLDVESTTFKKLSLISPYFESQGIVNLPKLKTHQMAVYTGAVKNLFGLVPGGQKAEMHFRFQDVRRFMEMLLEILTVAKPMLNIMDGIVAMEGEGPSAGKPKKLGILLISEDAIALDYVACKIIGLDIKDVPLLEVAKEKGLLNPDKIEVVGERIEDVAPSSFELILRPEISFVKGRLPHFLASFLDGFLSPKPVFYRNICIGCAECFNACPAQAIEMKSRKAYVDLKKCIRCYCCHELCPAKAIKIKRSFLFEKILK; this is encoded by the coding sequence ATGTGTAAAGTTGCGATTGTAAAGTGTGATACATATGAAGTGCAGGATGTGAAAGAGGCAGTTTTGAAGGGTATAAATCTAATAGGGTATGAAATTCCGAAAAAAGACTGTGTGCTTGTAAAACCAAATCTTCTTATGAAAAAAAGTCCTGAAGATGCTGTTACCACCCACCCTGCTGTTGTTCAGGCGACAGTGGAGGTTATAAAAGCAAAAGCAAGCAAGATCATAATAGCCGACAGTCCGGGTGGTCCATATACTAAAAAGAGGCTTGAAAGTATATACCAGGCTGCAGGGATAAAAGAGCTTGAAAAGCTTGAAAATGTTTTTTTGAACTATGATACATCTTACAAAGACCTTGATGTTGAAAGCACAACTTTTAAGAAACTTTCATTGATATCCCCATACTTTGAAAGCCAGGGAATTGTAAATCTTCCAAAGCTGAAAACCCATCAGATGGCAGTGTACACAGGTGCTGTCAAGAATCTGTTTGGGCTTGTACCGGGTGGGCAGAAAGCCGAGATGCATTTTAGATTCCAAGATGTCAGAAGGTTTATGGAGATGCTACTTGAAATCTTAACGGTAGCAAAGCCAATGCTAAACATTATGGACGGCATTGTTGCAATGGAAGGGGAAGGACCGTCAGCAGGAAAGCCCAAAAAGCTTGGGATTTTGCTAATATCTGAGGATGCAATTGCTTTGGATTATGTTGCCTGCAAGATTATTGGTCTTGATATAAAGGATGTTCCTCTTTTGGAGGTGGCAAAGGAGAAAGGGCTTTTAAATCCTGATAAGATTGAGGTTGTTGGTGAGAGAATTGAAGATGTAGCTCCATCGAGTTTTGAACTTATCTTAAGACCCGAGATATCTTTTGTGAAAGGAAGGCTTCCACATTTTTTGGCAAGTTTTTTAGATGGTTTTCTTTCACCAAAACCAGTTTTTTACAGAAATATTTGTATAGGCTGCGCAGAGTGTTTCAACGCTTGTCCTGCTCAGGCTATTGAGATGAAGAGCAGAAAAGCGTATGTTGATTTGAAAAAGTGTATAAGGTGCTATTGCTGTCACGAACTTTGTCCTGCAAAGGCTATAAAAATCAAAAGATCATTTTTATTTGAGAAGATACTAAAATGA
- a CDS encoding ISNCY-like element ISCahy1 family transposase, giving the protein MFNTKPKQLSFIDLFSHLKASALYKPESLLGLFNKFIDLSHYIPSSFYNAYYKYFGKHRYFSLESMLCCFLVQKLLKLNTLTQLRAVLLNSFELRSFCNLHGNVPSISTLSRFRKIFASEIHKLFQNISIHAHNISIQQCPQDSSILIFDTTGIVPKVRENNPKFIHLLLKNTSKANPELPSEKVYSLVYSSLPKTANANSNIRLMFVNGHFCWALKFAVITNALGIPLALVPLFNYDSPSSDPQEAKAISDSKGLIPSLETLFSYIPKNFSTFIADSALDSHNIYSTLKNTFNFSKIVIPLNTRASKNTTPTSDPNIVISEDGIPICKKFNKPFKPEGKCQGKNRSLRLKWTCPMSQYKDGKRICSCPQPCTTSKSGRMFYTYPDNFRSFPGINRNSQEFFDLYKKRVAVEQTIYHLKSYMGSDTISTYDHISIFSDFLLSAITFSLLFILAHNIKLYCSKLTIKKLNKLKKLIA; this is encoded by the coding sequence ATGTTCAACACCAAACCTAAACAACTTTCTTTCATAGACCTATTCTCCCACCTAAAGGCTTCGGCTCTCTACAAGCCTGAAAGCCTCTTGGGCTTGTTCAATAAATTCATTGACTTGTCACATTATATACCTTCTTCTTTCTACAATGCCTACTACAAATATTTCGGTAAGCATAGATACTTCTCTTTAGAATCTATGCTTTGTTGCTTCCTCGTCCAAAAATTGCTCAAACTCAATACTTTAACTCAGCTTCGTGCTGTCTTACTCAACTCATTCGAACTTCGCTCATTTTGTAATCTTCATGGCAATGTCCCTTCTATCTCTACTCTCTCTCGCTTTAGAAAAATATTTGCAAGTGAAATCCATAAACTTTTTCAAAATATCTCTATCCATGCACATAATATTTCCATCCAACAATGCCCTCAAGATTCTTCAATCTTAATCTTCGACACAACAGGTATTGTCCCAAAAGTTCGTGAAAACAATCCTAAATTCATTCATCTACTGCTGAAAAATACCTCAAAAGCTAACCCTGAACTTCCCTCTGAAAAAGTCTACTCTCTCGTTTATTCTTCTTTGCCTAAAACTGCTAACGCTAATTCTAACATCCGTCTTATGTTTGTAAATGGCCATTTCTGCTGGGCTTTAAAATTTGCAGTCATTACCAACGCTCTCGGTATCCCTTTAGCTTTAGTACCTCTGTTTAACTATGATTCCCCTTCCTCTGACCCACAAGAAGCAAAAGCTATCTCCGACTCTAAAGGTTTAATTCCTTCGCTCGAAACTTTATTCTCTTATATCCCCAAAAATTTCTCCACTTTCATCGCCGACAGTGCTTTGGATTCCCACAACATATACTCCACTTTAAAAAATACCTTTAACTTCTCCAAAATCGTTATTCCACTAAATACAAGAGCTTCTAAAAATACTACACCTACATCAGACCCCAATATCGTTATTTCTGAAGATGGTATCCCTATCTGCAAAAAGTTCAACAAACCTTTTAAACCCGAAGGCAAATGTCAGGGTAAAAATCGCTCTTTGCGCCTTAAATGGACTTGCCCTATGTCACAATACAAAGATGGCAAACGCATCTGCTCTTGCCCTCAGCCTTGTACTACCTCTAAATCGGGTAGAATGTTCTATACATACCCAGATAACTTTCGCTCTTTCCCAGGTATCAACAGAAATTCACAAGAGTTTTTTGACCTCTACAAAAAACGTGTCGCTGTAGAGCAGACTATTTACCACCTGAAATCCTACATGGGCTCTGATACTATCTCTACTTATGACCATATTTCTATTTTCTCTGATTTCTTGCTATCTGCCATTACTTTCTCGCTCTTGTTTATTCTCGCTCACAATATCAAACTCTATTGCTCTAAATTGACTATCAAAAAACTTAACAAGCTCAAAAAACTTATCGCTTAA
- the groL gene encoding chaperonin GroEL (60 kDa chaperone family; promotes refolding of misfolded polypeptides especially under stressful conditions; forms two stacked rings of heptamers to form a barrel-shaped 14mer; ends can be capped by GroES; misfolded proteins enter the barrel where they are refolded when GroES binds), whose amino-acid sequence MAAKMILFDEEARRALERGVNKLADTVKVTLGPKGRNVVLEKKFGSPQIVNDGVTIAKEIELEDPFENMGAQIVREVASKTNDIAGDGTTTATVLAQAMIREGLKNIAAGANPMILRKGIQKAVDVVVEEIRKMSKKVRGKEDITYVASISAGDEEIGKLVADAMEKVTNDGVITVEESKTTETTLEIVEGMQFDRGYISAYMVTDTERMEAVLDDPYILITDKKISTIQDILPLLEQIVQQGRKLLIIAEDVEGEALATLVVNKLRGTLQCVAVKAPGFGDRRKAMLQDIAILTGGQVISEELGLDLREVKLSQLGRARQVKVQKENTIIVDGAGDPSEIKARIQSIKKQIEETTSDFDREKLQERLAKLAGGVAVIHVGAATETELKEKKLRIEDALAATKAAVEEGIVPGGGTALINAIPALDKLIESLTGDEKTGAMIVRKALEEPLRQIAENAGLDGSVIVNKVKESPAGVGFDALNERFVDMFEAGIVDPTKVTRTAIQNAASAAAMLLTTEAVVAEKPEKEKNPPAPAPDMY is encoded by the coding sequence ATGGCAGCAAAGATGATATTGTTCGACGAAGAGGCAAGAAGAGCTTTAGAGCGTGGTGTTAACAAACTTGCAGATACAGTTAAAGTTACACTTGGACCAAAAGGAAGAAACGTTGTTCTTGAAAAGAAATTTGGTTCGCCACAGATTGTAAATGACGGTGTTACAATTGCAAAGGAGATTGAGCTGGAAGACCCATTTGAGAACATGGGTGCACAGATTGTAAGAGAGGTTGCATCCAAGACAAACGACATTGCAGGTGACGGTACAACAACTGCAACAGTTTTGGCTCAGGCAATGATAAGGGAAGGACTTAAGAACATTGCAGCTGGCGCAAACCCAATGATTCTCAGAAAGGGTATCCAGAAAGCAGTTGATGTTGTTGTAGAAGAAATTAGAAAGATGAGCAAGAAGGTAAGAGGAAAAGAAGACATCACATATGTTGCTTCAATCTCAGCAGGAGACGAAGAGATTGGTAAACTTGTTGCAGATGCAATGGAAAAGGTAACAAACGATGGTGTCATCACTGTTGAAGAGTCAAAGACAACAGAGACAACTCTTGAGATAGTTGAAGGTATGCAGTTTGACAGAGGTTACATCTCTGCATACATGGTAACAGATACAGAGAGAATGGAAGCAGTGCTTGACGACCCATACATCTTGATTACAGACAAGAAAATCTCAACAATCCAGGATATCTTGCCACTTCTTGAACAGATAGTTCAGCAGGGAAGAAAACTTTTGATAATTGCTGAAGATGTTGAAGGCGAAGCATTGGCAACACTTGTTGTAAACAAATTAAGAGGAACACTCCAGTGCGTTGCGGTAAAAGCACCAGGATTTGGCGACAGAAGAAAAGCAATGCTCCAGGACATTGCAATTTTAACTGGTGGTCAAGTAATTTCTGAAGAGCTTGGTCTTGACTTGAGAGAGGTAAAACTCAGCCAGCTTGGTCGTGCAAGACAAGTAAAGGTTCAGAAAGAGAATACAATCATTGTTGACGGTGCAGGCGATCCAAGCGAAATCAAAGCAAGAATTCAGTCTATCAAGAAGCAGATTGAAGAGACAACATCTGATTTTGACAGAGAGAAACTTCAGGAAAGACTTGCAAAACTTGCTGGTGGTGTTGCAGTAATCCATGTTGGTGCTGCAACTGAGACCGAGCTCAAAGAAAAGAAACTCAGAATTGAAGATGCTCTTGCTGCAACAAAAGCTGCAGTAGAGGAAGGAATTGTACCTGGCGGTGGTACAGCGCTGATTAATGCAATCCCGGCACTTGACAAGCTCATTGAAAGCCTCACTGGCGATGAAAAGACAGGTGCAATGATTGTAAGAAAGGCTTTGGAAGAGCCGCTCAGACAAATCGCTGAAAACGCAGGTTTGGACGGTTCAGTTATCGTTAACAAGGTAAAAGAGAGCCCAGCTGGTGTTGGATTTGATGCACTCAACGAGAGATTTGTTGACATGTTCGAGGCAGGTATTGTTGACCCAACAAAAGTTACAAGAACAGCTATTCAGAACGCTGCATCGGCTGCTGCAATGCTTCTGACAACAGAAGCAGTTGTTGCTGAAAAACCAGAAAAGGAGAAGAATCCACCAGCTCCAGCACCTGATATGTACTAA
- a CDS encoding Cof-type HAD-IIB family hydrolase yields the protein MYKLIAIDLDMTLLDRNKNISSRNKKVIELAKQKGVKIVLCSGRILKGVMYFAKVLGLCDQVIVACNGAIVRDLKKDKDIYYVGLENQKSLEIARICKENDIYYHYYFQDTMIARKLDYSSKFYYEKNKELPEEERINIIIDDSENTLKACGNLVTKFVIIDKDVEKVNHVRKIIEREIPGVETTKSDINILEVMKEGVNKKRALEFVCSYLGIAPEEVMAIGDNENDLQMIEFAGLGVAMENAIEELKEIADYVTKSYEDDGVARAIEKFVLGEAVNV from the coding sequence ATGTATAAACTTATTGCAATTGACCTTGACATGACGCTTTTGGACAGAAACAAAAATATCTCTTCCAGGAACAAAAAAGTTATTGAGCTTGCAAAGCAAAAAGGTGTGAAGATTGTTCTGTGCTCAGGAAGAATTCTCAAAGGCGTGATGTATTTTGCAAAGGTTTTGGGACTTTGTGACCAGGTTATTGTTGCCTGCAACGGAGCAATTGTAAGAGACCTCAAGAAAGACAAAGATATCTATTATGTTGGTCTTGAAAACCAAAAAAGTTTGGAAATTGCTAGAATTTGCAAAGAAAATGATATCTATTATCATTATTATTTTCAAGACACAATGATAGCAAGAAAGCTTGATTATTCGTCTAAATTTTACTATGAAAAGAATAAGGAGCTTCCTGAAGAAGAGAGAATTAATATCATAATTGACGATTCTGAAAATACCCTTAAAGCTTGTGGTAATTTAGTAACTAAATTTGTCATCATTGACAAAGATGTAGAAAAGGTAAACCATGTGAGAAAAATAATAGAAAGAGAGATTCCAGGTGTTGAGACCACAAAGTCAGACATCAACATTTTGGAAGTTATGAAAGAGGGTGTTAACAAGAAGAGGGCACTTGAATTTGTCTGTTCTTATTTGGGAATAGCGCCAGAGGAAGTGATGGCAATAGGTGACAATGAAAACGACCTGCAGATGATAGAGTTTGCCGGGCTTGGCGTTGCAATGGAGAATGCCATTGAAGAGCTTAAAGAAATAGCAGATTATGTGACAAAATCTTATGAAGATGACGGGGTGGCAAGAGCGATAGAAAAGTTTGTTTTGGGGGAAGCAGTTAATGTGTAA
- a CDS encoding chemotaxis protein CheX — MASVNVEYINPFIQASQQVLKQVANIDFKLGKVYIKEPTYKVDQVVVIIGMTGNIKGQVNFCMSIETAKSIASMMMGGFPVSDFDELAKSAIGEMANMIMGNTSTLFSQKGLKVEITPPSILIGENMTLSTSKMINICVPLLLDNGDKIDMDVAFMEN, encoded by the coding sequence GTGGCAAGTGTAAATGTTGAGTACATCAATCCGTTTATCCAGGCGAGCCAGCAGGTATTAAAACAGGTTGCAAACATTGACTTTAAGCTTGGGAAGGTATACATTAAAGAGCCTACATACAAAGTTGACCAGGTTGTTGTTATAATTGGAATGACGGGGAATATTAAAGGACAGGTGAACTTCTGCATGTCAATAGAGACGGCAAAGAGTATTGCATCAATGATGATGGGAGGTTTTCCTGTATCAGACTTTGATGAGCTTGCAAAAAGTGCGATTGGCGAGATGGCAAATATGATTATGGGGAACACATCAACACTGTTTTCGCAAAAAGGCCTAAAGGTTGAGATAACACCCCCTTCAATTTTAATAGGTGAGAACATGACGCTCAGCACATCAAAAATGATAAACATATGTGTGCCACTTTTACTTGACAACGGTGATAAAATTGATATGGATGTTGCATTTATGGAAAACTAA
- a CDS encoding TIGR03936 family radical SAM-associated protein, giving the protein MLANRYRFYFSRDLPAAFISHLDMTRLFERLFRRLNIKLKFTQGFNPHPKIVFILPMPVGLCSKEEIFEVECEQELESSIIESLNKILPEGLKMLKVELATDKIQVSDMYYQCFVEAEEEFCKFFDEYMGKSPAIKKEKEGKVTVKHVWDFLLSYECEKVDGNVKINFHINVVNGSYIKPEDILREFSQEYNIECRIVRVERVKVNYKRVI; this is encoded by the coding sequence GTGTTGGCAAATAGGTATAGGTTTTATTTTTCACGAGATTTGCCTGCAGCGTTTATATCCCATCTTGACATGACAAGGCTATTTGAAAGGTTATTTAGAAGGTTGAATATAAAGCTTAAGTTTACACAAGGATTCAACCCACACCCGAAGATAGTTTTTATTCTTCCAATGCCGGTTGGGCTTTGTTCTAAAGAAGAGATATTTGAAGTTGAATGCGAGCAAGAGCTTGAAAGCAGTATCATTGAGAGTCTCAATAAAATCTTGCCAGAAGGATTAAAAATGTTGAAAGTTGAGCTGGCTACTGATAAAATACAAGTAAGTGATATGTATTATCAATGTTTTGTTGAAGCTGAGGAAGAATTTTGCAAGTTTTTTGATGAGTATATGGGAAAAAGTCCTGCTATAAAAAAGGAGAAGGAAGGCAAAGTAACAGTTAAACATGTTTGGGATTTTCTTTTGAGCTATGAATGTGAAAAAGTGGATGGAAATGTAAAAATAAATTTTCATATAAATGTTGTGAATGGAAGTTATATAAAGCCAGAAGATATACTAAGAGAATTTTCACAGGAGTATAATATTGAATGTAGGATTGTGAGGGTTGAAAGGGTAAAAGTTAACTATAAAAGGGTGATATAA
- a CDS encoding DegV family protein — MGVTIVTDSTCDLSPQMLNEFGIKMVPLKVYFGDEVYKDWVEITPEMFYKKLTSSTVLPRTSQPSPEEFLDVFKQEIENGNEVVSIHLSSKLSGTYNSACLARDMLDPQKIFVIDGKSASIGTGVLAVLAKRLAEKGMPAKDIVSLIIQKTNTIRHIFAVETLEYLKKGGRISPAKATIGNILNIKPILHIVDGVVEPLDKVRGMKRALPRIIEEVNKKGLDLKNQVCGFCYAGDLSEVEDLINTIKQELSPGELIVTQIGSVIGTYVGPGTFAFIFFEE; from the coding sequence ATGGGTGTTACTATAGTTACAGATTCGACCTGTGATTTGAGTCCTCAGATGCTGAATGAATTTGGTATCAAAATGGTACCATTAAAAGTTTATTTTGGAGATGAAGTTTATAAAGACTGGGTAGAGATCACACCTGAAATGTTTTACAAAAAATTAACATCATCAACAGTTCTTCCAAGAACGTCTCAGCCAAGCCCAGAAGAGTTTTTGGATGTATTTAAACAAGAGATTGAAAATGGTAATGAAGTTGTGTCAATTCATCTTTCTTCAAAACTATCAGGGACTTATAATTCTGCATGTTTAGCTAGGGACATGTTAGACCCTCAAAAGATTTTTGTTATTGATGGGAAAAGCGCATCGATTGGTACAGGAGTTTTGGCAGTTTTGGCCAAAAGGTTAGCAGAGAAGGGTATGCCAGCAAAAGATATAGTTTCATTGATAATACAAAAAACAAATACTATAAGACATATTTTTGCAGTTGAAACCTTAGAGTATCTTAAAAAAGGCGGAAGAATTTCGCCTGCAAAAGCAACGATTGGAAATATTTTGAACATAAAACCGATACTTCACATAGTTGATGGAGTTGTTGAGCCGCTTGATAAAGTAAGGGGTATGAAAAGAGCTTTGCCAAGAATAATTGAGGAGGTAAACAAAAAAGGATTAGACCTTAAAAATCAGGTTTGTGGATTTTGTTATGCTGGTGATTTAAGTGAAGTTGAAGATCTTATAAATACAATAAAACAAGAACTTTCGCCTGGAGAGCTTATTGTAACTCAAATAGGTAGCGTAATAGGCACATATGTTGGACCTGGGACGTTTGCGTTTATTTTCTTTGAGGAATAA